A single Brienomyrus brachyistius isolate T26 chromosome 11, BBRACH_0.4, whole genome shotgun sequence DNA region contains:
- the mphosph6 gene encoding M-phase phosphoprotein 6: MASDCQLKLSKNLLRMKFMQRGLDAEAKKQLEEEEKRIISDEHWYLDLPELKAKESFIIEERSFVPCEDLRFGRMSFKGFNPEVEKLMQLMNAHNRNEEEDEEEDFSRMETDITDEEMANRYVSLVESMKRKFARKRERSAIQEEEKEEEVSKEIGPKKKAFLKPQD; encoded by the exons ATGGCTAGCGACTGCCAACTGAAATTGTCAAAAAATCTACTTCGGATGAAG TTTATGCAGCGGGGCCTTGATGCTGAGGCCAAgaagcaattggaagaagaagaaaagagAATAATCAGCGATGAACATTGGTACCTGGACCTTCCAGAGCTGAAAGCTAAGGA GAGTTTTATCATAGAAGAAAGAAGTTTTGTTCCCTGCGAAGACTTGAGGTTTGGAAGAATGTCATTCAAAGGCTTCAATCCTGAAGTTGAG AAACTCATGCAGCTGATGAATGCACACAACCGGAATGAagaggaggatgaagaggaggactTCAGCAGAATGGAAACTGACATTACAGATGAAGAAATGGCAAACAG ATACGTCAGCTTGGTGGAGAGCATGAAAAGAAAATTTGCAAGGAAGCGAGAGCGGTCGGCCAttcaggaggaggagaaggaggaggaagttAGCAAGGAAATAGGACCAAAGAAAAAGGCCTTTTTGAAGCCGCAAGATTAG
- the LOC125751841 gene encoding arylamine N-acetyltransferase, pineal gland isozyme NAT-10-like, which produces MDRMNVAEYLQRIGYKGPFQKADLETLNHIHKLHIDSIPFENLSIHCGEKITMDLAVIYDKIIRKNRGGWCCENNYLFSWVLKELGYNNTILGARVFNNLLNQFNPMESHFINKVDIDGVSYIADVSFGVSGQIWQPLELTADKDQPQMPGVYRLIKADGMWVLQKTSRRQIIPNEAFAKSDLLNKSITKKIYGFTLAPRQPEHFMENIQFLQTSPASLFVQKSICSQQTPTGFRALIGWTYTEVTYNYEEGADLFNIENIPNEEVETVLKDKFNLLLEKRLVPLNNRAAYTL; this is translated from the coding sequence GATAGGATGAATGTGGCAGAGTACTTGCAGCGGATTGGGTATAAAGGCCCCTTTCAAAAAGCTGACCTGGAGACCCTGAACCACATCCACAAGCTACACATAGATTCCATCCCTTTTGAGAATCTCAGCATACACTGTGGAGAGAAGATCACCATGGACCTGGCCGTTATCTATGACAAGATTATAAGGAAGAACCGTGGAGGCTGGTGCTGTGAGAACAACTATCTCTTTTCCTGGGTGCTGAAGGAGCTGGGCTACAACAACACAATTTTGGGGGCAAGGGTCTTCAACAACCTTCTGAACCAGTTTAATCCCATGGAGAGTCACTTCATCAATAAAGTTGACATCGACGGTGTGTCATACATTGCCGACGTCAGCTTCGGGGTGTCTGGTCAGATCTGGCAGCCCCTTGAGCTTACGGCGGATAAGGACCAGCCTCAGATGCCTGGAGTCTACCGCTTAATAAAGGCAGACGGAATGTGGGTTTTGCAGAAGACAAGTAGAAGGCAAATAATTCCAAATGAAGCATTTGCCAAGTCCGATCTGTTGAATAAAAGcatcacaaaaaaaatctatgggTTCACATTGGCACCACGTCAGCCTGAACACTTTATGGAGAACATCCAATTCCTCCAGACCTCCCCAGCGTCATTATTTGTGCAAAAGTCCATCTGCTCCCAGCAGACACCCACTGGGTTCCGTGCTCTCATTGGCTGGACCTACACTGAGGTCACCTATAACTATGAGGAAGGTGCTGATCtattcaacattgaaaatatacCGAATGAAGAAGTAGAAACAGTTTTGAAAGACAAGTTTAATCTCTTGTTAGAAAAAAGACTTGTTCCTTTAAATAACAGGGCTGCATATACACTCTAA